Proteins from a genomic interval of Posidoniimonas polymericola:
- a CDS encoding protein kinase domain-containing protein, whose translation MTARQDPPHTDPPGAHAGASDPQRQKLAVVLDEYLASMERGEWPPLDELLKQHPDLADVLPSYLEGLHLLQESLGENSLDDLAGVNTLLDGARQAQPKDASSKRVGDFELINIIGRGGMGVVYEAWQLSLDRRVALKMLPIAAILDERQTARFTTEAQAAAGLHHQNIVPVYAVGQERGIHFYAMQFIDGHSLAEAIAEMQADRDREQEDHDGKRPDDATRSGHSRATNPSNATTQAHRPPSSLGSLRGSAYFRAVARLGAEAADALDHAHRYGVVHRDVKPGNLLVDRSGKLWVTDFGLARVQSEMSMTLPGDLIGSLRYMSPEQARGGALVDGRTDVYGLGATLYELMTLKPAHTGDDHKELLHRVFNDEPTPPRRLNPAIPTDLENIVVRAMEKRPEHRYATAEDLAADLRRFLEGKPTVARRPSVSDRVSKWVARRRGVAAAIGFALLAVSLVSIGSAIWIAAAGRQTAAALRQAQASQATAESHLRQARAVVDHFGGQLSDRLAEIPGAEPLRRELLSDTLGFYQRILQTSENEPAVTSDVAATYFKSGAIAERLGEPTTARDFYAKAVDYWRPLAPESKGAPDSADEDPQHDADLELALGLGALARVQGELQEFEDAQQLFNEAAGILRVLAEEEQGETVAAHALAETLSNFGLMLRRSGSQALAASNLREAIVWVEASLRASPDDPRLLRNLAVCKSNLSEALREHAPAEAIAVCRDARLAMRRLVEQHPENAEYRADLAMTYNNLAAMQGAQGDWNAAADGYQQATEQMALLVRRNPLTPRHRRELAIAQSNLGLALARVGDAPGSSQAFDVAQRSLTGLARDFPNQISYRSAMAALWNNRGVAHQAGGREAEALEAFAKAVEVQEEIAERGGITLAQASVLNRQYENYAELLRAANRDEEQQAIELRREQLRNVLDSTDAE comes from the coding sequence ATGACCGCCCGCCAAGACCCTCCCCACACCGACCCGCCCGGCGCCCACGCCGGCGCCAGCGACCCGCAGCGACAGAAGCTGGCGGTGGTGCTGGACGAGTACCTGGCGTCGATGGAACGCGGCGAGTGGCCCCCGCTCGACGAGCTTCTAAAGCAGCACCCCGACCTGGCCGACGTGCTGCCCTCTTACTTGGAGGGGCTGCACCTGCTGCAAGAGTCGCTCGGCGAGAACTCGCTAGACGACCTCGCCGGCGTGAACACGCTGCTCGACGGCGCCCGCCAGGCCCAGCCAAAGGACGCGTCCTCAAAACGTGTTGGCGACTTTGAGCTGATCAACATCATCGGCCGTGGCGGCATGGGAGTCGTGTACGAGGCGTGGCAGCTGTCGCTCGACCGACGCGTCGCGCTCAAGATGCTGCCGATCGCCGCGATCCTCGACGAACGGCAGACCGCCCGGTTCACCACCGAGGCCCAGGCCGCCGCCGGCCTGCACCATCAGAACATTGTCCCCGTGTACGCGGTCGGTCAGGAACGCGGCATCCACTTCTACGCGATGCAGTTTATCGACGGGCACTCGCTCGCCGAGGCGATCGCCGAAATGCAGGCCGACCGCGATCGCGAGCAGGAAGACCACGACGGCAAGCGGCCGGACGACGCCACACGCTCGGGCCACAGCCGCGCGACCAACCCGTCGAACGCGACGACGCAGGCCCACCGGCCGCCGTCGAGTCTGGGGTCGCTGCGTGGGTCGGCCTACTTCCGCGCGGTGGCCCGGCTCGGAGCCGAGGCCGCCGACGCCCTCGACCACGCCCACCGCTACGGCGTCGTGCACCGCGACGTCAAGCCGGGCAACCTGCTGGTCGACCGGTCGGGCAAGCTGTGGGTCACCGACTTCGGCCTGGCCCGTGTGCAATCCGAAATGAGCATGACGCTCCCCGGGGACCTGATCGGCAGCCTCCGCTACATGAGCCCCGAGCAGGCCCGCGGCGGCGCCCTGGTCGACGGGCGGACGGACGTCTACGGCCTGGGCGCGACGTTGTACGAGCTGATGACCCTCAAGCCGGCGCACACCGGCGACGACCACAAGGAGCTGCTGCACCGCGTCTTCAACGACGAGCCGACGCCCCCCCGGCGGCTGAACCCGGCGATCCCGACGGACCTGGAGAACATCGTGGTCCGGGCGATGGAGAAACGCCCCGAGCACCGCTACGCCACGGCCGAGGACCTCGCCGCCGACCTGCGGCGTTTCCTGGAGGGCAAGCCGACCGTTGCGCGTCGGCCCTCGGTGTCCGACCGCGTTTCTAAGTGGGTCGCCCGGCGCCGCGGGGTGGCCGCGGCGATTGGTTTCGCGTTGCTCGCCGTGTCGCTGGTGTCAATCGGCAGCGCGATCTGGATCGCCGCCGCCGGCCGCCAGACCGCCGCGGCGCTCCGTCAGGCGCAGGCGAGCCAGGCGACCGCCGAGTCGCACCTGCGACAGGCCCGCGCGGTGGTCGACCACTTCGGCGGCCAGCTGTCTGACCGACTCGCCGAGATCCCCGGCGCCGAGCCGCTCCGCCGTGAGCTGCTGTCGGACACGCTCGGCTTCTACCAGCGGATCTTGCAGACCTCCGAGAACGAGCCAGCCGTCACGAGCGACGTCGCCGCCACCTACTTCAAGTCGGGGGCGATCGCCGAACGACTCGGCGAACCAACCACCGCGAGGGATTTTTATGCCAAGGCGGTCGACTACTGGCGACCGCTCGCGCCCGAGTCGAAAGGCGCCCCCGATAGCGCCGACGAGGACCCGCAACACGACGCCGACCTCGAGCTAGCCCTGGGCCTCGGCGCCCTGGCCCGCGTGCAGGGAGAGCTGCAGGAATTCGAAGACGCCCAGCAACTGTTCAACGAAGCCGCCGGGATCCTGCGCGTCCTGGCCGAAGAAGAACAGGGCGAAACAGTCGCCGCCCACGCCCTCGCCGAGACCCTCTCCAATTTCGGCCTAATGCTGCGTCGCAGCGGCAGCCAGGCCCTCGCAGCGTCGAACCTCCGCGAGGCCATCGTGTGGGTCGAGGCGTCGCTCCGCGCTTCGCCGGACGACCCTCGCCTGCTCCGCAACCTGGCGGTCTGCAAGAGCAACCTCAGCGAGGCGCTCCGCGAGCACGCGCCGGCCGAGGCCATCGCTGTCTGCCGCGACGCCCGGCTAGCCATGCGGAGGCTCGTCGAGCAGCACCCCGAAAACGCCGAGTACCGCGCCGACCTGGCGATGACCTACAACAACCTGGCCGCCATGCAGGGCGCGCAGGGCGACTGGAACGCCGCCGCAGACGGCTACCAGCAAGCCACCGAGCAGATGGCTCTGCTGGTGCGACGCAACCCGCTGACGCCCCGCCACCGCCGTGAACTAGCGATTGCCCAGAGTAACTTGGGGCTTGCGCTTGCCCGTGTGGGGGACGCTCCCGGCAGTTCCCAGGCGTTCGATGTCGCGCAACGCAGTCTAACCGGGCTGGCGAGGGACTTCCCGAACCAGATAAGCTACCGTAGTGCGATGGCGGCCCTGTGGAACAACCGCGGGGTTGCGCACCAGGCCGGCGGCCGCGAGGCAGAGGCGCTCGAGGCATTCGCAAAGGCGGTCGAGGTGCAGGAAGAGATTGCCGAACGGGGCGGGATCACGCTCGCCCAGGCGAGCGTGCTGAATCGGCAGTACGAGAACTACGCCGAGCTACTCCGCGCCGCCAATCGCGACGAGGAGCAGCAGGCGATCGAGCTCCGGCGAGAGCAGCTGCGGAACGTGCTCGACTCGACCGATGCAGAGTAA
- a CDS encoding sigma-70 family RNA polymerase sigma factor: MDASSPSNAAAALLDRANAGSTSSLGRLMGLYSEYLKFVVSSQMDDRLRHRVSASDVVQESFYEAHRDFAAFRGESPQEFLAWLRRILVNNLMRVVERNVTAAKRDVRREVSLERLRRGVEQSSWRFSAMLESDVDSPSTNLRRQESNAELAEVLAKLPADYRRVIRLRNIEGLAFAEVASRMDRTSGAARMLWLRALEQLRLEYSGEIEE; the protein is encoded by the coding sequence ATGGACGCCTCTAGCCCCTCGAACGCCGCGGCGGCCCTGCTGGACCGCGCGAACGCCGGTTCGACGTCTTCCTTGGGGCGGCTTATGGGGTTGTACTCGGAGTACCTCAAATTTGTCGTGTCGTCGCAGATGGACGACCGGCTCCGCCACCGCGTGAGCGCGTCGGACGTGGTTCAGGAGTCGTTCTACGAGGCGCACCGCGACTTCGCCGCGTTCCGTGGGGAGTCGCCACAGGAGTTCCTCGCGTGGCTGCGGCGGATCCTGGTGAATAACTTGATGCGGGTCGTCGAACGGAATGTTACGGCCGCCAAGCGGGACGTCCGCCGCGAGGTGTCGCTCGAGCGGCTACGCCGCGGGGTGGAGCAGTCGTCGTGGCGGTTCTCGGCGATGCTCGAGAGCGACGTCGACTCCCCCAGCACCAACCTGCGGCGGCAGGAAAGCAACGCCGAGCTCGCCGAGGTGCTGGCCAAGCTGCCAGCCGACTACCGCCGTGTGATCCGGCTGCGGAATATTGAAGGCCTCGCCTTTGCCGAAGTCGCCAGCAGGATGGACCGCACCTCCGGGGCCGCACGGATGCTGTGGCTGCGGGCCCTAGAGCAGTTGCGGCTCGAGTACTCCGGCGAGATCGAAGAATGA
- a CDS encoding aldo/keto reductase has protein sequence MTSNADNDQRPLGQSGIQVTGVALGCWPIAGVTTLGANEQDSIATVREAIDCGVNFLDTAYVYGPEGESERVIAKALNGRRDDVVIATKGGIHYEDGQMTQDARPATLRAECEESLRRLDRERVELLYLHSPDPSVPIEESAGALGELQREGKTRSVGASNCSLEQLQAFHAVCPLAAVQLPYNLLQRDIEKRTLPWCREHGIAITAYWPLMKGLLAGKLPPSGELDPNDNRLSYPMYQGEEWVKNQAFVERLREAAALTDATVAQVVINWTMHQPGITSVLCGAKRAWQIRETAGAMGWSLTGEQQQIIERALAARGEAAAKRTYE, from the coding sequence ATGACCAGCAACGCCGACAACGACCAGCGTCCCCTGGGCCAGTCGGGTATCCAGGTAACCGGCGTGGCGCTCGGCTGCTGGCCGATCGCTGGCGTCACGACGCTCGGCGCGAACGAGCAGGACAGCATCGCCACGGTCCGCGAGGCCATCGACTGCGGCGTCAACTTCCTCGATACGGCCTACGTCTACGGGCCCGAGGGGGAGAGCGAGCGGGTCATCGCCAAGGCGCTCAACGGCCGGCGTGACGACGTGGTGATCGCCACCAAGGGCGGCATCCACTACGAAGACGGCCAGATGACCCAGGACGCCCGGCCCGCCACGCTGCGGGCGGAGTGCGAGGAGAGTCTCCGCCGCCTCGATAGGGAGCGGGTTGAGCTGCTGTACCTGCACTCGCCCGACCCGTCTGTGCCGATTGAGGAGTCGGCCGGCGCGCTGGGCGAGTTGCAGCGAGAGGGCAAGACACGCTCAGTCGGAGCATCGAACTGCTCGCTCGAGCAGCTCCAGGCGTTCCACGCGGTCTGCCCGCTGGCGGCGGTGCAGCTGCCGTACAACCTGCTGCAACGCGACATCGAAAAGCGGACGCTCCCCTGGTGCCGCGAGCACGGGATCGCGATCACCGCCTACTGGCCCCTGATGAAGGGCCTGCTCGCTGGCAAGCTGCCCCCTTCGGGCGAGCTCGATCCCAACGACAACCGCCTCAGCTACCCGATGTACCAGGGGGAGGAGTGGGTCAAGAACCAGGCGTTCGTGGAACGGCTGCGTGAGGCCGCCGCGCTGACCGACGCCACGGTCGCCCAGGTGGTAATCAACTGGACGATGCACCAGCCGGGGATCACGTCGGTGCTGTGCGGCGCCAAGCGGGCTTGGCAGATCCGCGAGACAGCGGGCGCGATGGGCTGGTCGCTGACTGGTGAGCAGCAGCAGATCATTGAGCGGGCCTTGGCTGCGCGGGGCGAGGCGGCGGCCAAGCGGACCTACGAGTAG
- a CDS encoding ferrochelatase: MAAEYDAIIVVSFGGPEGPDDVLPFLENVLRGKNVPRERMMEVAKHYQSFGGVSPINDQNRQLIAALEAELAERGPHLPVYWGNRNWRPLLPDTLRQMADDGVKRAAAFFTSAFSSYSGCRQYRENIAVAQEQVGPAAPAIDKLRMFYNHPAFVGVNARHVRAALDAIPAERRERALVLFSAHSIPMSMAENCRYEKQLTEASRLVAEEVGHANYRMVYQSRSGPPQQPWLEPDVCDVIEQVHNEGGVEDVVVLPIGFVSDHMEVIYDLDTEAQQLCERLGIGFQRAATVGTHPEFVAMIRDLVVERMTDSAVRPALGELGPSHDVCPVDCCTYTPRRPAQKS; this comes from the coding sequence TTGGCTGCCGAATACGACGCGATCATAGTGGTTTCCTTTGGCGGTCCCGAGGGCCCCGACGACGTGCTGCCGTTCCTCGAGAACGTGCTGCGGGGCAAGAATGTCCCCCGCGAGCGGATGATGGAGGTCGCCAAGCACTACCAGTCGTTCGGCGGCGTCAGCCCGATCAATGATCAGAACCGCCAGCTGATCGCCGCCCTCGAGGCCGAGCTGGCCGAGCGTGGCCCCCACCTGCCGGTCTACTGGGGCAACCGAAACTGGCGCCCCCTGCTGCCCGACACCCTCCGCCAGATGGCCGACGACGGCGTCAAGCGGGCGGCGGCGTTCTTCACGAGCGCCTTCAGCAGCTACTCCGGCTGCCGCCAGTACCGCGAGAACATCGCCGTCGCGCAGGAGCAGGTCGGGCCCGCTGCGCCGGCGATCGACAAGCTGCGGATGTTCTACAACCACCCGGCATTCGTGGGCGTCAACGCCCGGCACGTCCGCGCCGCGCTCGACGCGATCCCGGCCGAGCGGCGCGAGCGGGCGCTGGTGCTGTTCTCGGCGCACAGCATCCCGATGTCGATGGCCGAGAACTGCCGCTACGAGAAGCAGCTCACCGAGGCGAGCCGCCTTGTCGCGGAGGAGGTCGGCCACGCCAACTACCGCATGGTGTACCAGTCGCGGAGCGGCCCGCCCCAGCAGCCGTGGCTCGAGCCCGACGTGTGCGACGTGATCGAGCAGGTCCACAACGAGGGGGGCGTCGAGGACGTCGTGGTGCTGCCGATCGGGTTCGTGTCGGACCACATGGAGGTAATCTACGACCTCGACACCGAGGCCCAGCAGCTGTGCGAGCGGCTTGGGATCGGCTTCCAGCGGGCCGCGACCGTGGGAACCCACCCCGAGTTTGTCGCGATGATCCGCGACCTGGTCGTTGAGCGAATGACCGACAGTGCGGTGCGGCCGGCGCTGGGCGAGCTCGGTCCCAGCCACGACGTCTGCCCGGTCGACTGCTGCACCTACACCCCCCGCCGCCCCGCCCAGAAGTCATGA
- the csrA gene encoding carbon storage regulator CsrA: MLVLSRKKNESIVINDDITIVVVEIRGDKVRLGVEAPKEVPVHRNEVYEAIRRSQQAEAGPAGTEQGVNGSVDESGNTPAE; the protein is encoded by the coding sequence ATGTTGGTCCTGTCCAGGAAGAAGAACGAGAGTATTGTCATCAACGATGACATTACGATCGTCGTTGTGGAGATCCGCGGGGATAAGGTACGCCTCGGCGTTGAAGCGCCGAAGGAAGTGCCCGTGCACCGCAACGAAGTCTACGAAGCGATCCGTCGGAGCCAACAAGCCGAGGCCGGTCCTGCCGGTACCGAGCAGGGCGTAAACGGTTCTGTCGATGAATCCGGCAACACCCCCGCCGAGTAA
- a CDS encoding TatD family hydrolase, with protein MLIDTHAHLDQHAFDADRSTVVDRAVAGGVEQLIAIGVTAESSADCVRLAAQYPAVSAAVGIQPNDVAEAQPGDWDKIAVLAEKPGVVALGETGLDRHWDFTPFEQQQDYFDRHLRLSQSSGLPFIVHMRDCGEDILEMLREASGRGPLSGVMHSFTGDAELAAECLALGLYISFAGMVTFKKSDELRAVAKTVPADRLLVETDCPYLSPEPVRKIRRNEPAHVAHTARLLADVRGESFADLAAQTTANAKRLFPLLP; from the coding sequence ATGCTGATCGACACCCACGCCCACCTGGACCAACACGCCTTCGACGCCGACCGCTCGACCGTCGTCGACCGGGCGGTCGCAGGGGGCGTCGAGCAATTGATCGCGATCGGGGTCACGGCCGAGTCGAGCGCCGACTGCGTGCGGCTCGCGGCCCAGTACCCCGCGGTGAGCGCCGCGGTCGGAATCCAGCCCAACGACGTCGCCGAGGCCCAGCCGGGCGACTGGGACAAGATCGCCGTGTTGGCCGAGAAGCCGGGCGTCGTCGCGCTCGGCGAGACCGGCCTCGACCGGCACTGGGACTTCACCCCGTTTGAACAGCAGCAGGACTACTTCGACCGCCACCTTCGGCTGTCGCAGTCCTCCGGGCTGCCGTTTATCGTCCACATGAGGGACTGCGGCGAGGACATCCTCGAGATGCTCCGCGAGGCGAGCGGGCGCGGGCCGCTGTCGGGCGTGATGCACTCGTTCACCGGCGACGCCGAACTGGCCGCCGAGTGCCTGGCGCTGGGGCTCTACATTAGCTTCGCCGGCATGGTGACATTCAAAAAGTCGGATGAGCTGCGGGCCGTGGCCAAGACCGTTCCGGCCGACCGACTGCTGGTCGAGACCGACTGCCCGTACCTGTCGCCCGAACCGGTCCGCAAGATCCGCCGCAACGAGCCGGCCCACGTCGCCCACACGGCCCGGCTGCTTGCCGACGTGCGTGGCGAATCGTTCGCCGACCTGGCGGCCCAAACAACCGCGAACGCGAAGCGGCTGTTCCCTCTCCTGCCGTAA
- a CDS encoding VOC family protein gives MPSPLAIGRFNHATLNCRDVERSVAFYREVLGMRQMKRPGFSFAGAWLYRDGLGMMIHLNEITDLPEPPDKIQTRHRHVAFRADDFDAALADLAERGIPFEQRQLPDLGYRQAFLHDPDGNIIELGEWPDVEQLIEREGLEL, from the coding sequence ATGCCCTCGCCGCTAGCAATCGGCCGCTTCAACCACGCCACGCTCAACTGCCGCGATGTGGAGCGGAGCGTCGCGTTCTACCGCGAGGTCCTGGGGATGCGACAGATGAAGCGACCCGGCTTCAGCTTCGCCGGCGCCTGGCTCTACCGCGACGGACTCGGCATGATGATCCACCTGAACGAGATCACCGACCTGCCCGAGCCCCCCGACAAGATCCAGACCCGCCACCGGCATGTCGCGTTCCGGGCCGACGATTTTGACGCCGCCCTGGCAGACCTTGCCGAGCGGGGCATCCCGTTTGAACAGCGCCAGCTCCCCGACCTCGGCTACCGCCAGGCGTTCCTGCACGACCCCGACGGCAACATCATCGAACTCGGCGAATGGCCCGATGTCGAACAACTGATCGAGCGCGAGGGCCTCGAGCTCTAG
- a CDS encoding M42 family metallopeptidase produces the protein MTPEAKTFFQQILETPSPSGFEQPVQQLVRDYAKPFADDIRTDLHGNVIVSCNPDAPLRIMFAGHADQIGLIVTYIDEFGFIYTNTIGGWDPQQLIGQRMTIHTASGTIPAVIARKAIHLLDEQERKQVVKTKELWLDIGAKDQKEAAEAVAIGDPVTLQLGYQEMRNNLANSPGMDDKTGLWVCMEGARRAVERGGLKVAVHAVATVQEEVGLRGAATSAYGVHPHVGIAVDVTHATDCPTIDKTQEGDVKLGGGPVVYRGPNFNPEVVKGLRAAGEKADIGLQWCGMGRPGGTDANAIQLARGGVAAGLVSVPNRYMHSAVEMISLDDIDQCADLLAEFALGVAADADFTPR, from the coding sequence ATGACGCCCGAAGCCAAGACGTTTTTTCAGCAGATCCTCGAGACCCCCAGCCCGTCGGGCTTCGAGCAACCGGTCCAGCAGCTCGTCCGCGACTATGCCAAGCCCTTCGCCGACGACATCCGCACCGATCTGCACGGCAACGTGATCGTCAGCTGCAACCCGGACGCGCCGCTGCGGATCATGTTCGCGGGGCACGCGGACCAGATCGGCCTGATCGTCACGTACATCGACGAGTTCGGCTTCATCTACACCAACACTATTGGCGGCTGGGACCCGCAGCAGCTGATCGGCCAGCGGATGACGATCCACACCGCCAGCGGCACGATCCCCGCGGTCATCGCCCGCAAGGCGATCCACCTGCTCGATGAGCAGGAACGCAAGCAGGTGGTGAAGACCAAGGAGCTGTGGCTCGACATCGGCGCCAAGGATCAGAAGGAGGCGGCCGAGGCGGTCGCTATCGGCGACCCGGTGACCCTGCAGCTTGGCTACCAGGAGATGCGCAACAACCTGGCCAACTCGCCCGGCATGGACGACAAGACCGGCCTGTGGGTCTGCATGGAGGGCGCGCGGCGCGCGGTCGAGCGGGGCGGGCTGAAGGTCGCCGTGCACGCGGTTGCCACCGTGCAGGAAGAAGTCGGCCTCCGCGGCGCCGCCACCAGCGCCTACGGGGTGCACCCACACGTCGGCATCGCGGTCGACGTGACCCACGCCACCGACTGCCCCACCATCGACAAGACCCAAGAGGGCGACGTCAAGCTCGGCGGCGGCCCGGTGGTGTACCGCGGGCCGAACTTCAACCCCGAGGTGGTGAAGGGCCTGAGGGCCGCGGGAGAGAAGGCCGACATCGGCCTGCAATGGTGCGGCATGGGCCGCCCCGGCGGCACCGACGCCAACGCCATCCAGCTCGCACGCGGCGGCGTCGCGGCCGGCCTGGTGAGCGTTCCCAACCGGTACATGCACAGCGCGGTCGAGATGATCTCGCTCGATGACATCGACCAGTGCGCCGACCTGCTGGCCGAATTCGCCCTAGGCGTCGCGGCGGACGCGGACTTCACGCCCCGGTAG
- a CDS encoding bifunctional GNAT family N-acetyltransferase/carbon-nitrogen hydrolase family protein: MAKAPLENLKIRRWKKADIAAIVDCQRAAYPQLNEESLQDARKFELQLAAFPEGQFLAELDGQVVGYCSSLIVTIDDELPWHSYDEMTGVGTFNTHDPGGDSLYGSDIAVHPKHQGQGVSAALYKRRKSLLKRLNLRRMIAGGRIPGYREHAKRMLPTEYIEAVKRGELKDRALSAHLKAGYDVRGVHYAYLSDAESMNYATLLEMPNPRFDPARRLIAGAPIRKSVRKVRVCAGQYQMRPLEDWHQFEMQVEFFADAAEEYHCHFLLLPEMFTAQLFSLLPQEMESMQAVRKLAEMTEKYKELCLRMAGKHGLYLIGGSHPVMNEDGELRNTAHLFTPRGDIYTQDKLHITPVERTYYGMQPGDTLKVFDTPVGRIGILICYDVEFPELTRVLVQHGIEVLFVPFAVYERKGYHRVRFCAQARAVENVIYVALAGSVGNLPQVRSFLINYAQSAICTPCDFAFPKDGILAEAEPNTETVVIGELDLNDLAVQRDIGSVLPLQDRRSDLYEVNWKGKVEIVTVR; this comes from the coding sequence ATGGCAAAAGCACCGCTCGAGAATCTCAAGATCCGCCGCTGGAAAAAGGCCGACATCGCCGCGATTGTCGACTGCCAGCGGGCCGCCTACCCACAGCTCAATGAAGAGAGCCTGCAGGACGCCCGCAAGTTCGAGCTGCAGCTCGCGGCGTTCCCCGAGGGGCAGTTCCTCGCCGAGCTCGACGGGCAGGTGGTCGGTTACTGCTCTTCGCTGATCGTGACGATCGACGACGAGCTGCCGTGGCACTCGTACGACGAGATGACCGGCGTCGGCACGTTCAACACGCACGACCCGGGCGGCGATTCGCTGTACGGGTCGGACATCGCGGTGCACCCCAAGCACCAGGGGCAGGGCGTCTCCGCGGCTCTGTACAAACGCCGCAAGTCGCTGCTCAAGCGGCTCAACCTGCGGCGGATGATCGCCGGCGGTCGGATCCCCGGCTACCGCGAGCACGCCAAGCGGATGCTGCCCACCGAGTACATCGAGGCGGTCAAGCGGGGCGAGCTGAAGGACCGGGCGCTCTCGGCGCACCTCAAGGCGGGCTACGACGTGCGGGGCGTGCACTACGCGTACCTCAGCGACGCGGAGAGCATGAACTACGCCACGCTGCTCGAGATGCCCAACCCGAGGTTCGACCCGGCCCGGCGGCTGATCGCCGGCGCGCCGATCCGCAAGTCGGTCCGCAAGGTGCGTGTCTGCGCCGGCCAGTACCAGATGCGTCCGCTCGAGGACTGGCACCAGTTCGAGATGCAGGTCGAGTTCTTCGCCGACGCCGCCGAGGAGTACCACTGCCACTTCCTGCTTTTGCCAGAGATGTTCACCGCCCAGCTCTTCAGCCTGCTGCCGCAGGAGATGGAGTCGATGCAGGCGGTGCGGAAGCTGGCCGAAATGACCGAAAAGTACAAGGAGCTCTGCCTGCGGATGGCGGGCAAGCACGGGCTGTACCTGATCGGCGGCTCGCACCCGGTAATGAACGAGGACGGCGAGCTACGCAACACGGCCCACCTGTTTACCCCGCGCGGCGACATCTACACCCAGGACAAGCTGCACATCACCCCGGTCGAGCGAACCTACTACGGCATGCAGCCGGGCGACACGCTCAAGGTGTTCGACACCCCGGTCGGCCGGATCGGCATCCTGATCTGCTACGACGTCGAGTTCCCCGAGCTCACCCGGGTGCTGGTGCAGCACGGCATCGAGGTGCTGTTTGTCCCGTTCGCCGTGTACGAGCGGAAGGGCTACCACCGTGTCCGCTTCTGCGCCCAGGCCCGCGCGGTGGAGAACGTGATCTACGTCGCGCTGGCCGGCTCGGTCGGCAACCTGCCGCAGGTCCGCAGCTTCCTGATCAACTACGCCCAGTCGGCCATCTGCACGCCGTGCGACTTCGCCTTCCCGAAGGACGGTATCCTGGCCGAGGCCGAGCCCAACACCGAGACCGTTGTCATCGGTGAGCTTGACCTCAACGACCTCGCCGTGCAGCGCGACATCGGCAGCGTGCTCCCGCTCCAGGATCGGCGGAGCGACCTCTACGAGGTCAACTGGAAGGGCAAGGTCGAGATCGTGACCGTGCGGTAG
- the rsgA gene encoding ribosome small subunit-dependent GTPase A: MAKKKKGKLRANFRKNHQSRARNNDLTRRLSGDAESADDDVSRERVSGKGGLTRKKTIAGGEIVEDASGTIVLPEVDRDACVEGRVLRVQGLVSTVLTEEGRTRACATRQLLKQLSTELRHVVAAGDNVWVRPEGEGEGIIERVEPRHGVLSRTSRGRRHLIVVNVDQVLIVVSAAQPRLKPNLIDRYLVTCEQARLSPIICITKTDLVDRADLMPITGVYDQMGYDVRLVSVVDGQGVEELRASLAGKETVLTGQSGVGKSTLLNLLDPGLALRVQTVSAESEKGRHTTTTAELYPTADGGYVVDTPGIRQLQLWDVIAEEVAGLFRDIRPFVSHCRYGDCTHTHEEFCAVKDAVADGWIDTRRYESYVQIQAGDEI, translated from the coding sequence GTGGCTAAGAAGAAAAAGGGCAAGCTGCGGGCCAACTTCCGCAAGAACCACCAGTCGCGCGCCCGCAACAACGACCTCACCCGCCGCCTCAGCGGCGACGCCGAGTCGGCCGACGACGACGTCTCGCGCGAACGCGTCAGCGGCAAGGGCGGCCTGACCCGCAAGAAGACGATCGCCGGCGGCGAGATTGTCGAGGACGCGTCGGGCACGATCGTGCTCCCCGAGGTCGACCGCGACGCCTGCGTCGAGGGCCGGGTGCTGCGGGTGCAGGGCCTTGTGAGCACCGTCCTCACTGAGGAGGGACGCACCCGCGCCTGCGCAACGCGTCAGCTCCTCAAGCAGCTCTCGACCGAGCTGCGCCACGTCGTGGCGGCGGGCGACAACGTCTGGGTCCGGCCGGAGGGCGAGGGCGAGGGGATCATCGAGCGGGTCGAGCCGCGGCACGGCGTGCTGAGCCGCACCAGCCGCGGCCGCCGGCACCTGATCGTGGTGAACGTCGACCAGGTGCTGATTGTCGTCAGCGCGGCGCAGCCGCGGCTCAAGCCGAACCTGATCGACCGCTACCTAGTGACCTGCGAGCAGGCCAGGCTCAGCCCGATCATCTGCATCACCAAGACCGACCTGGTCGACCGCGCCGACCTGATGCCGATCACCGGCGTCTACGACCAGATGGGCTACGACGTGCGGCTCGTCTCCGTGGTCGACGGGCAGGGGGTCGAGGAGCTGCGGGCCTCGCTGGCCGGCAAGGAGACCGTGCTGACCGGCCAATCGGGCGTCGGCAAGTCGACGCTGCTGAACCTGCTCGACCCGGGCCTCGCGCTGCGGGTCCAGACCGTCAGCGCCGAGAGCGAGAAGGGCCGCCACACCACCACCACCGCCGAGCTCTACCCGACCGCCGACGGCGGCTACGTGGTCGACACGCCCGGCATCCGCCAGCTGCAGCTGTGGGACGTGATTGCCGAGGAGGTAGCCGGCCTGTTCCGCGACATCCGGCCGTTCGTCAGCCACTGCCGCTACGGCGACTGCACGCACACGCACGAGGAGTTCTGCGCCGTCAAGGACGCCGTGGCCGACGGCTGGATCGACACCCGGCGGTACGAGAGCTACGTTCAGATCCAGGCCGGCGACGAGATCTAA